A section of the Ornithinimicrobium sufpigmenti genome encodes:
- a CDS encoding heavy-metal-associated domain-containing protein has translation MDIANTASTQLPMAQADGCACCAAPDSSTTSTTVQEDTMNSQTLAVAGMTCGHCASAVSTELQSLPGVTDVTVDLVAGGTSTVRVASQTPLAQADIAAALDEAGDYQLVNS, from the coding sequence ATGGACATCGCGAACACCGCGAGCACCCAGCTGCCGATGGCCCAGGCCGACGGCTGCGCCTGCTGCGCAGCGCCCGACAGCAGCACCACTTCCACCACAGTCCAGGAGGACACGATGAACAGCCAGACCCTCGCCGTCGCCGGTATGACCTGTGGTCACTGCGCCAGCGCCGTGAGCACCGAACTACAGAGCCTGCCCGGTGTGACCGACGTGACCGTTGACCTGGTCGCTGGCGGCACGTCCACCGTCAGGGTCGCCAGCCAGACGCCGCTGGCTCAGGCAGACATCGCCGCAGCTCTGGACGAGGCCGGCGACTACCAGCTCGTCAACAGCTGA
- a CDS encoding metal-sensitive transcriptional regulator: protein MVLEERTARPAGPGYVNNKDAQGNRLRRIEGQVRGLQRMVDADAYCIDILTQVSAATKALEAVALGLLEDHLRHCLAQANDDPAQLDQKVTEASAAVARLIRS from the coding sequence ATGGTTCTTGAGGAGAGGACCGCGAGACCGGCAGGTCCCGGGTACGTGAACAACAAGGACGCCCAGGGCAACCGGCTTCGTCGGATCGAGGGTCAGGTCCGTGGCCTGCAGCGCATGGTTGACGCCGATGCGTACTGCATCGACATCCTTACCCAGGTTTCCGCCGCCACCAAAGCCCTCGAAGCGGTAGCCCTCGGCTTGCTCGAGGACCATCTGCGTCACTGCCTCGCGCAGGCGAACGATGACCCTGCACAGCTGGACCAGAAGGTGACCGAGGCCTCCGCGGCCGTCGCCCGACTGATCCGCTCCTGA
- a CDS encoding DUF2933 domain-containing protein, protein MNHSGTGHLKGMALLVAGAFVVLLLLGRPPGEALLYAAILACPLMMILMMVGGHGGHGGHVGDDRRRRDEDAYPVDQTAPAGTRPDAEWGRSTQ, encoded by the coding sequence ATGAACCACAGCGGTACCGGTCACCTCAAGGGAATGGCCCTGCTCGTCGCAGGAGCCTTCGTCGTTCTGCTGCTGCTTGGCCGGCCACCGGGGGAGGCCCTGCTTTACGCCGCGATCCTGGCCTGCCCGCTGATGATGATTCTGATGATGGTCGGGGGCCACGGCGGGCACGGCGGGCACGTGGGGGACGATCGTCGACGACGCGATGAGGACGCCTACCCGGTGGACCAGACGGCCCCTGCGGGCACGCGACCAGACGCCGAATGGGGACGGAGCACGCAGTGA